One part of the Halobacteria archaeon AArc-dxtr1 genome encodes these proteins:
- a CDS encoding ATPase, which translates to MVQLNNIKSIGLEGRDRLNKELGGGIPKGSIILLEGDYGAGKSAISQRFAYGLCETGQSVTFLSTELDVKGFISQMHSLNYGVEEHLLFENLLFIYGDLDSGGVLSAPDEEESRKDLLNKLMDEETLWTADVIILDTFDAILRNDPKFEALVRQNDERQAALEIISFLRDIISQGKIVILTVDPSTVGSEAIGPFRSIADVYVELEMIEVGNDIRRQLFIKRFAGMGEQVGDRIGFSVRSGTGIVIENRSVA; encoded by the coding sequence ATGGTTCAGCTCAATAATATCAAGTCGATTGGGTTAGAGGGCCGTGACCGGTTGAACAAGGAACTCGGAGGTGGAATTCCGAAAGGAAGCATCATCCTGCTTGAAGGAGATTACGGGGCTGGGAAAAGTGCCATCTCTCAGCGGTTTGCGTACGGACTCTGTGAGACGGGTCAGTCCGTTACGTTCCTCTCGACCGAACTGGACGTGAAGGGATTTATCAGCCAGATGCACTCGTTGAATTACGGCGTCGAAGAGCACCTGCTGTTCGAGAATCTCCTGTTCATTTACGGCGATCTCGACAGCGGCGGCGTGCTCTCTGCACCCGACGAGGAGGAGTCGCGCAAGGATCTGCTAAATAAGTTGATGGACGAGGAGACGCTGTGGACCGCTGACGTCATTATTCTCGATACGTTCGACGCGATTTTACGAAACGATCCGAAGTTCGAGGCCCTGGTCAGACAGAACGACGAACGACAGGCTGCCCTCGAGATCATTTCGTTCCTCCGAGACATCATCTCGCAGGGAAAAATCGTTATCCTCACCGTCGACCCATCGACGGTCGGCTCCGAAGCGATCGGCCCCTTCCGGTCGATCGCAGACGTCTACGTCGAACTCGAGATGATCGAGGTCGGAAACGACATTCGTCGTCAGCTGTTTATCAAGCGGTTTGCAGGAATGGGCGAACAGGTCGGAGACCGAATCGGGTTCTCGGTTCGATCGGGAACGGGTATCGTGATCGAGAACCGGAGCGTGGCCTGA
- a CDS encoding flagellin translates to MFTKETDDGRGQVGIGTLIVFIAMVLVAAIAAGVLINTAGFLQSQAEATGEESTELVSERIDVSGAVGIVGDTDNELDSINVSVSGAPGSDDIDLNETIIQAVGPEGQDNLNLAESVDSDPGDSEVEEGAIATASDLGDGYFGVMNEDGEWVASDSAVLDSTNGDFTIILNPAADPFGDGAGDAFGEGQEATLDIVSPASATTQVELRAPDLFGDEGEAVRL, encoded by the coding sequence ATGTTCACAAAAGAAACTGACGACGGCCGCGGTCAGGTGGGTATCGGTACCCTCATCGTGTTCATCGCGATGGTGCTGGTCGCCGCAATCGCTGCAGGTGTGCTGATCAACACCGCCGGCTTCCTCCAGTCACAGGCTGAAGCGACTGGTGAGGAGAGTACGGAACTCGTTTCCGAACGTATCGATGTTAGTGGTGCCGTCGGTATTGTCGGAGATACCGATAACGAACTAGATTCAATTAATGTCTCCGTTAGCGGTGCTCCTGGCTCTGATGATATCGACCTCAACGAGACGATTATTCAAGCCGTTGGGCCAGAAGGGCAGGATAATCTGAATCTAGCCGAGAGCGTCGATAGCGATCCTGGTGACAGTGAGGTGGAAGAGGGGGCGATTGCTACTGCTTCTGACCTTGGTGATGGGTATTTCGGAGTCATGAATGAAGACGGTGAATGGGTCGCTTCAGATAGCGCCGTTCTCGATTCGACCAACGGCGACTTCACGATAATCCTCAACCCCGCGGCGGATCCATTCGGTGATGGGGCTGGTGATGCGTTCGGTGAAGGTCAAGAGGCAACCCTCGACATTGTCTCACCTGCTTCCGCAACGACCCAGGTCGAACTGCGCGCGCCTGATCTCTTCGGTGACGAAGGCGAAGCAGTCCGTCTCTAA
- a CDS encoding chemotaxis protein CheD, whose translation MTGEQVTDPGPIPVGVAEYAVAVGERPLRTTGVGSCGVVVVHDETSLVSGLLHFMLPEADARTDDDAKFADTGIAALLSTFEANGGDLATAWAKLTGGATMVQFESFDTPIGEQNIGAAEEVLSDRNLPLRGADTGGDAGRKVTFYPSSGELRIKRATGTVRRI comes from the coding sequence ATGACAGGAGAACAGGTGACCGATCCGGGCCCGATCCCGGTCGGCGTTGCCGAGTACGCCGTTGCGGTTGGGGAGCGCCCGCTTCGGACGACCGGCGTCGGATCGTGTGGCGTCGTCGTCGTCCACGACGAGACGTCGCTGGTCAGCGGACTGCTCCACTTTATGCTCCCCGAAGCCGACGCACGGACCGACGACGACGCGAAGTTCGCAGATACCGGCATTGCGGCGCTGCTCTCTACGTTCGAAGCGAATGGCGGTGATCTCGCTACGGCCTGGGCGAAGCTTACCGGTGGAGCGACGATGGTCCAATTCGAGAGCTTCGATACACCAATTGGTGAGCAGAATATCGGTGCCGCAGAGGAGGTGCTTTCCGACCGCAATCTCCCGCTTCGTGGCGCCGACACTGGCGGTGACGCCGGTCGGAAGGTTACGTTCTATCCGTCTTCCGGCGAGCTCCGAATCAAGCGTGCAACCGGCACCGTCCGCCGGATCTGA
- a CDS encoding chemotaxis protein CheA, giving the protein MSSVFDTFIRESQEDLLELNNSLLALEENPDDADAIDAVFRVSHNLKGNFGAMGHEEPANLAHALEDLLDEVREGSMAITNDRMNLLFEAVDELEDMVTQLADEGEIDADPGPIVTKLRDEIETNDGAGVTPNVDAAESADVDLSELPLETLAGTGAADAAGVYRLAIEIGDADSKLVDAMFIIGDIQDECEIFTGSPPISDIESGAFDTGFELYVGGENGTDVDTLEAAFGDHRYLESLAVDDVTASVHAGLSEDGDGSEGEADEDDTSSIIDRHDTEIESIRVDVTTVDELYNQVEEMVTSRIKLRKLIEELGASDVEKKLDDHDKITSRIQDSVLEMRLIPLRTIVGHFPRLVRDLAQEQGKEINFEMSGVDIEMDRSILNEMRDPLVHLLRNAIDHGIEDPELREQAGKPRKGQIELRATHERDTVVLRIEDDGKGLDERSLRQKAIEKDIKTPEELQVMEQSEIYELIFHPGFSTNEEVTDISGRGVGMDVVNRVVQSVDGSVTVESEPGEGTAIEVRVPVSVAIVKVLFVEIGQETYGIPIKNIEEISALEELNIQSIDGSTILSHENQTYPVLDLGETLDVPNTQPSEDDLVVRIKDDIRKIALRCNNINRQEEVVIKPFQGSLSRVDGISGAVILGEGDAVMILDVETL; this is encoded by the coding sequence ATGAGTTCCGTTTTTGATACGTTCATTCGCGAAAGTCAGGAGGATCTACTGGAGTTAAACAACTCCTTGCTCGCACTCGAAGAGAACCCGGACGACGCGGACGCGATCGACGCTGTCTTTCGGGTCAGCCACAACTTGAAGGGGAACTTCGGTGCGATGGGCCACGAGGAGCCGGCAAACCTGGCCCACGCACTCGAGGATCTGTTAGACGAGGTCCGGGAGGGCTCGATGGCGATCACGAACGACCGGATGAACCTACTGTTCGAAGCGGTCGACGAACTCGAGGATATGGTGACACAGCTCGCCGACGAGGGCGAGATTGACGCCGATCCGGGCCCCATCGTCACAAAGCTGCGAGACGAGATCGAGACGAACGACGGGGCGGGAGTCACCCCGAACGTCGACGCAGCGGAGTCGGCCGATGTCGACCTCTCGGAGCTCCCCCTCGAGACACTTGCGGGGACCGGCGCTGCCGATGCAGCCGGCGTCTACCGGCTGGCCATCGAAATCGGCGACGCCGACTCGAAACTCGTCGACGCGATGTTCATCATCGGCGACATTCAAGACGAGTGTGAGATCTTCACGGGCTCGCCGCCGATCTCCGATATCGAATCCGGAGCGTTCGACACCGGGTTCGAGCTGTACGTCGGCGGCGAGAACGGGACGGACGTGGACACGCTCGAAGCTGCGTTCGGCGATCACCGATATCTCGAGTCCCTCGCGGTCGATGACGTTACAGCGTCCGTTCACGCGGGGCTGTCGGAAGACGGGGACGGTTCGGAGGGGGAAGCCGACGAAGACGACACCTCGTCGATCATCGACCGCCACGACACCGAGATCGAGTCGATCCGGGTCGACGTCACGACCGTCGACGAGCTGTACAACCAGGTCGAGGAGATGGTGACGAGTCGGATCAAACTCCGGAAGCTCATCGAGGAGCTCGGCGCCTCGGACGTCGAAAAGAAACTCGACGATCACGATAAGATCACCTCCCGCATTCAGGACTCGGTCCTCGAGATGCGCCTCATTCCGCTGCGGACGATCGTTGGCCATTTTCCGCGGCTCGTCCGAGACCTCGCCCAGGAGCAGGGCAAAGAGATCAACTTCGAGATGTCCGGCGTCGATATCGAGATGGATCGATCGATCCTAAACGAGATGCGTGATCCGCTGGTCCATCTCCTGCGAAACGCGATCGACCACGGGATCGAAGATCCGGAACTCAGAGAGCAAGCGGGCAAGCCCAGAAAGGGACAGATCGAGCTCCGTGCGACCCACGAGCGAGACACGGTCGTCCTCAGGATCGAGGACGACGGGAAGGGCTTAGACGAACGCTCGCTTCGACAGAAAGCGATCGAGAAGGACATCAAAACGCCCGAAGAGCTCCAGGTGATGGAGCAATCGGAGATTTACGAGCTGATCTTCCACCCCGGCTTCTCGACCAACGAGGAGGTCACCGACATCAGCGGCCGCGGGGTCGGAATGGACGTCGTCAACCGGGTCGTCCAGAGCGTCGATGGCTCCGTCACCGTCGAAAGCGAACCCGGCGAGGGGACCGCGATCGAGGTCAGAGTCCCGGTCAGCGTCGCGATCGTGAAGGTGCTGTTCGTCGAGATCGGCCAGGAGACGTACGGCATTCCGATCAAGAACATCGAAGAGATTTCGGCGCTTGAGGAACTCAACATCCAGTCGATCGACGGCTCGACGATCCTCAGCCACGAGAACCAGACGTATCCGGTTCTCGACTTAGGAGAGACGCTCGACGTCCCGAACACACAGCCAAGCGAGGACGATCTGGTCGTCCGTATCAAAGACGACATTCGGAAGATCGCGTTACGGTGTAACAACATCAACCGCCAGGAAGAAGTGGTGATCAAGCCGTTCCAGGGCTCACTGAGTCGGGTCGACGGCATCAGTGGTGCCGTTATTCTCGGCGAGGGTGATGCCGTGATGATTTTAGACGTCGAAACGCTGTGA
- a CDS encoding helix-turn-helix domain-containing protein: MDPTELLEGLGEKYSPDILRKAQQPISTQELSETLEIPTTTSYRRVQTLHETGLLEEAETEIGDANRERTRYQRSVRELTIRFDGDELQIESTDREGLGQNLASVWDGLGRGLGDGD, from the coding sequence ATGGATCCGACGGAGCTCCTCGAAGGACTGGGAGAGAAGTACAGTCCCGACATCCTTCGAAAAGCTCAACAGCCGATCTCCACCCAGGAGCTCAGCGAAACGCTCGAGATACCGACGACGACGAGCTATCGCCGCGTCCAGACGCTACACGAGACGGGGTTACTGGAAGAGGCAGAGACGGAGATTGGCGATGCAAACCGCGAACGGACGCGTTACCAGCGCAGTGTCCGAGAGCTGACGATCCGGTTCGACGGCGATGAGTTACAGATCGAATCGACCGATCGAGAGGGGCTCGGACAGAACCTCGCGAGCGTCTGGGACGGGCTCGGACGTGGGCTGGGGGATGGAGACTGA
- a CDS encoding flagellin — translation MFTNDSDGERGQVGIGTLIVFIAMVLVAAIAAGVLINTAGFLQTQAEATGEESTEQVSDRLSIVSASGDVSDDDAVETLYFTVATAPGSDPIDLEQTTLQLIGTEGEETFTLEDDQIDDVQGMEGNVLVTTSDRAEVELDLGDEGDDVYPALEEDARVTAIFTTDAGASTEYEIRAPSTFIDDTERF, via the coding sequence ATGTTTACAAACGATTCAGATGGCGAACGAGGCCAGGTGGGTATCGGTACCCTCATCGTGTTCATCGCGATGGTCCTGGTCGCCGCAATCGCCGCAGGCGTGCTGATCAACACGGCTGGCTTCCTGCAGACGCAGGCGGAAGCCACCGGTGAGGAGAGTACAGAGCAAGTGAGTGACCGGTTGAGCATCGTGAGTGCGTCAGGTGATGTATCAGACGATGATGCAGTCGAAACATTATATTTCACCGTTGCAACGGCACCGGGCTCCGATCCAATTGATTTGGAGCAAACTACCTTGCAACTCATCGGTACTGAGGGAGAGGAGACCTTCACTCTCGAGGATGATCAAATAGATGATGTCCAAGGAATGGAGGGTAACGTGCTTGTAACAACCAGTGATCGAGCTGAAGTAGAGCTTGATCTTGGTGATGAGGGTGATGATGTCTACCCTGCACTCGAGGAGGACGCTCGAGTGACGGCTATCTTCACCACTGATGCTGGTGCATCCACGGAATACGAAATCCGTGCCCCAAGTACGTTCATTGACGATACAGAGAGGTTCTAA
- a CDS encoding helix-turn-helix domain-containing protein produces MDASDLLRGLGETYSPQILQEADEPVSAQELSERLDVPVTTTYRRVSTLTEIGLLEEVDAQVGESNYERTMYRRTVDEIVVRFEGTEMTVDHTARSDEPEPLARVWSDLRRGFSGDD; encoded by the coding sequence ATGGACGCGAGTGACCTCCTTCGGGGGCTGGGAGAGACCTACAGCCCGCAGATCCTCCAGGAGGCAGACGAACCCGTGTCCGCACAGGAGTTGAGCGAGCGCCTCGACGTTCCGGTGACGACGACCTACCGGCGGGTGAGCACGCTGACGGAGATCGGTTTGTTAGAGGAGGTCGACGCCCAGGTCGGCGAGTCGAACTACGAGCGGACGATGTACCGGCGGACAGTCGACGAAATCGTCGTCCGGTTCGAGGGCACCGAAATGACGGTCGATCATACAGCACGCAGCGACGAACCGGAACCACTCGCACGGGTGTGGAGCGATCTCCGGCGTGGGTTCAGTGGCGACGACTGA
- a CDS encoding chemotaxis protein CheC has translation MEIDIHSLKTYNDLAREGAESAADALAALVDIETRVEVTTVALMTPSDLRHAYGDQDLAGVSASLRPLLAGETVLAFDAESRETITNELVPGDDPSMAESAITETGNIMLNGFIGGWADHLETKVEVSPPEYIEGTGTDVLPTDAADGDAYRLVFESRVEAVGRNVTFRMLLFPRIESVDELLESPTDEGVPLERLSGFTEMTERGASRAAENVTAMTGIETTVAVNRLRFMPVTDIPAAVGNEHRIGSVVAFHGTPSGYLAILFDRASARTSVDALLPVESEPWDDREQSALEELCNLITSGFIDGWANVLETSISHSPPTFVADMGASIVSPLIADLGRTQTDAFVLDSTIETDGDQVLECQLLALPHREELEAALQGISLDRTNETRADPADFFAK, from the coding sequence ATGGAAATAGATATACACTCGCTGAAGACCTACAACGATCTCGCACGCGAGGGGGCGGAGTCCGCAGCGGACGCGCTTGCGGCGCTCGTCGACATCGAGACGCGGGTCGAAGTGACGACAGTAGCGTTGATGACGCCGTCGGATCTGCGCCACGCCTACGGCGATCAGGATCTTGCGGGGGTCAGTGCATCGCTACGGCCGCTTCTGGCCGGAGAGACCGTCCTGGCGTTCGACGCTGAGAGTCGAGAAACGATTACGAACGAGCTCGTCCCTGGCGACGACCCATCGATGGCCGAGAGCGCGATCACCGAAACCGGGAACATCATGCTAAACGGGTTTATCGGTGGCTGGGCGGATCACCTCGAGACGAAAGTCGAGGTGTCGCCACCGGAGTACATCGAGGGGACGGGGACGGACGTACTCCCGACGGACGCTGCGGATGGAGATGCGTATCGCCTCGTCTTCGAGAGCCGCGTCGAAGCCGTCGGCCGGAACGTCACGTTTCGCATGCTGTTGTTCCCCCGAATCGAGTCGGTTGACGAACTGCTAGAGAGCCCGACCGATGAGGGCGTTCCACTCGAGAGACTGTCGGGATTCACCGAGATGACCGAGCGCGGCGCATCGCGAGCCGCCGAGAACGTAACCGCGATGACCGGTATCGAGACGACGGTAGCGGTAAACCGGCTGCGGTTCATGCCGGTCACAGATATTCCCGCCGCAGTCGGCAACGAACACCGGATTGGCTCCGTCGTCGCGTTCCACGGGACGCCGAGTGGCTACCTCGCGATCCTCTTCGATCGAGCGTCCGCCCGGACGAGCGTCGACGCGTTACTCCCGGTCGAAAGCGAGCCGTGGGACGACAGAGAGCAAAGCGCGCTCGAAGAGCTGTGTAATCTCATTACGAGCGGATTCATCGACGGCTGGGCGAACGTCTTGGAGACGTCGATTTCCCACTCACCGCCGACGTTTGTCGCCGACATGGGCGCATCGATCGTGAGTCCGCTAATTGCGGATCTCGGGCGGACTCAGACCGACGCGTTCGTGCTCGATTCGACGATCGAAACCGACGGCGACCAGGTACTCGAATGCCAGCTTCTTGCGCTCCCACACCGCGAGGAACTCGAGGCGGCGCTCCAGGGAATCTCTCTGGACCGGACGAACGAAACACGCGCGGATCCGGCCGATTTCTTCGCAAAGTAG
- a CDS encoding methyl-accepting chemotaxis protein: MSNEQPISKEDSTETDSAVLSTHTTHPREYTFSYEEVQQILDAVEHWVWIKNRDGEYILSNEKQSREAYELTPDEIRGTTDYELVMEDIRGSGEQADIEEEQFRADDIEVMDTGEPKVIPQERITGPDGEERVLRTVKSPFETEITEQDATVGIAEDITNRLHTDKLVGIHQAIQELMRVESVDEVATIATRTSADVIEQEYCTVWLPNDAGDQLELFDWSRAVADNSSVRQLDAVVAGPGDVQWERFVSQQSAIETKVQEDIDPSDLPVDRPLTSHIIIPVGEHALIEIGSFDRVLFKDDLAKILASNMEAAFGRIERDRNLQNVTSEVNETVSDVDDATSGVAEMSRSVTEQANQQASTMEVVLDGVTSMNSAIEEIAATTSEVETTSSQAATLSEEGQVSAEDAKEVIVEVTDSAEDVADDVYELQDRVNEIDGIVEVINNIADQTNILALNASIEAARANESGGGFAVVADEVKQLAEETQENADEIEGLVDDIQENTDESVERLSAMVERIDTGSTLVEEAVDAFEEVADAIADASTGVSEVADATDEQAASTEEIAAQAEQATKLANDVAAEAERIADANDEIARQVSNLQTEVDELADVK, encoded by the coding sequence ATGAGCAACGAACAGCCGATCTCGAAAGAGGATAGCACGGAGACCGATTCTGCAGTTCTATCGACGCATACGACACATCCACGGGAGTACACCTTCAGCTACGAAGAGGTCCAACAGATTCTGGATGCCGTCGAGCACTGGGTCTGGATCAAAAACCGGGACGGAGAGTACATCCTCTCGAACGAGAAACAGTCCCGGGAGGCCTACGAGCTGACGCCGGATGAGATCCGCGGGACGACCGACTACGAGTTAGTCATGGAGGACATCCGCGGCTCGGGCGAGCAAGCCGACATCGAAGAAGAGCAGTTTCGCGCCGACGACATCGAGGTCATGGACACCGGCGAGCCGAAGGTCATTCCACAGGAACGGATCACCGGACCGGACGGCGAGGAACGTGTTCTTCGAACGGTCAAGAGTCCGTTCGAGACGGAGATTACGGAACAGGACGCGACCGTCGGCATCGCCGAGGACATCACCAACCGCTTGCACACCGACAAGCTGGTCGGCATCCACCAGGCGATCCAGGAGCTCATGCGCGTCGAGTCCGTCGACGAAGTCGCGACGATTGCGACCCGGACCTCGGCGGACGTGATCGAGCAGGAGTACTGTACGGTGTGGCTGCCCAACGATGCTGGCGACCAACTCGAGTTGTTCGACTGGTCGCGTGCGGTCGCGGACAACAGCAGCGTCCGGCAGCTCGATGCCGTCGTCGCCGGGCCCGGCGACGTCCAGTGGGAGCGCTTCGTCAGCCAGCAGTCTGCTATCGAGACGAAAGTCCAGGAGGACATCGACCCGTCGGATCTGCCGGTTGACCGTCCACTTACCTCTCACATCATCATCCCCGTCGGCGAACACGCGTTGATCGAGATCGGCTCGTTCGACCGAGTGCTGTTCAAAGACGACCTCGCGAAGATACTCGCGTCGAACATGGAAGCCGCGTTCGGCCGGATAGAGCGGGACAGAAACCTCCAGAACGTTACCTCGGAGGTCAACGAGACGGTCAGCGACGTCGACGACGCGACAAGCGGGGTCGCAGAGATGTCGCGGTCTGTCACCGAGCAAGCCAACCAGCAGGCCTCGACGATGGAGGTCGTCTTAGACGGTGTGACGAGCATGAACTCGGCGATCGAGGAGATCGCCGCCACCACGAGTGAGGTCGAGACGACGAGCTCGCAGGCGGCGACGCTCTCCGAGGAGGGGCAGGTGTCCGCCGAGGACGCAAAGGAGGTCATCGTCGAGGTGACGGACTCGGCCGAGGACGTCGCCGACGACGTCTACGAGCTCCAGGATCGGGTCAACGAGATCGACGGCATCGTCGAGGTCATCAACAACATCGCCGACCAGACGAACATCTTAGCACTGAACGCCTCGATCGAGGCCGCCCGCGCCAACGAGTCCGGCGGCGGCTTCGCCGTCGTCGCCGACGAGGTCAAGCAGCTGGCCGAAGAGACTCAGGAGAACGCCGACGAGATCGAAGGGCTGGTCGACGATATCCAGGAGAACACCGACGAGTCCGTCGAGCGCCTGTCAGCGATGGTCGAGCGCATCGACACCGGATCGACGCTGGTCGAGGAAGCCGTCGACGCCTTCGAGGAGGTCGCCGACGCGATCGCCGACGCCTCGACGGGCGTTAGCGAGGTCGCCGACGCGACCGACGAACAGGCCGCGAGCACCGAAGAGATCGCCGCCCAGGCCGAGCAGGCGACGAAACTCGCAAACGACGTGGCGGCGGAAGCCGAGCGGATCGCGGACGCGAACGACGAGATCGCCCGGCAGGTATCGAATCTCCAGACGGAGGTCGACGAGCTCGCGGACGTCAAATGA
- a CDS encoding globin-coupled sensor protein — MTSSGEYKITDRSRQTVDGSELSDEIGIDRAEIEWRKAFTRLGREDVARLTALDDEFEAIADDAVDEFYKHLESHPESAAILDSSSKSIRALKRSQRQYLTSLGRGEYGQEYFDRQARVGKVHDMLDMGPKFYLGAYAIYYEQIASMIGEAAKTRLEDASTSGPDTAGSADSQPGTEEAHVPVSEANAAVDEAMERMVSVLKLTNIDQQVAMDTYIHSYSGIETELERQERTAENVRETAGELRDASETASELSEEIGSLADEQTESMSEVTGEVSNLSATVEEIASNAEEVSATTNHAEEIASDTVDAAENAIEKMDSVEHAADEVSADVDRLRDRIERIDEFVEVINEIADQTNLLAINASIEAAHADEAGDGFAVVADEVKSLAEQSQERASDIEELVEQIQRDTRETVDSLERATDEITDGAALVEETVENLERIEESVREANSGTAEVATATDDQAVSTEEVASMTDSTMAKAQTISEKGDRIINENQTQLELVDEILAEFDQRNAASEPQRSSDPGVGQR, encoded by the coding sequence ATGACTTCCTCGGGCGAGTACAAGATCACAGACCGGAGCCGGCAGACGGTAGACGGAAGCGAACTCTCAGACGAGATCGGCATCGACCGAGCCGAGATCGAGTGGCGAAAGGCGTTTACGCGGCTGGGCCGCGAGGACGTCGCCCGCCTGACGGCACTCGACGACGAGTTCGAAGCGATCGCCGACGACGCAGTCGACGAGTTCTACAAGCACCTCGAATCACACCCGGAGTCTGCGGCGATTCTCGATTCGTCCTCGAAGTCGATTAGAGCGCTCAAACGCTCCCAGCGCCAGTATCTGACGAGCCTCGGGCGCGGTGAGTACGGACAGGAGTACTTCGATAGACAGGCCCGGGTCGGCAAAGTCCACGACATGCTCGACATGGGGCCGAAGTTCTACCTCGGTGCCTACGCAATCTACTACGAACAGATCGCCTCGATGATCGGCGAGGCGGCGAAAACACGGCTCGAGGACGCCTCGACGTCGGGTCCGGACACGGCTGGTAGCGCGGACTCACAGCCGGGGACGGAGGAGGCGCACGTCCCCGTCTCCGAAGCGAATGCAGCCGTCGACGAGGCGATGGAGCGGATGGTCTCCGTGTTGAAGCTGACGAACATCGACCAGCAGGTCGCAATGGATACGTACATCCACTCGTACTCCGGAATCGAGACCGAACTCGAACGACAAGAGCGCACCGCCGAGAACGTCCGAGAGACGGCCGGCGAGCTCCGAGACGCCTCCGAGACGGCGAGCGAACTCTCCGAAGAGATCGGCTCGCTCGCCGACGAGCAGACGGAGTCGATGTCCGAGGTGACCGGCGAGGTGTCGAATCTCTCTGCGACGGTCGAGGAGATCGCGTCGAACGCCGAGGAGGTGAGCGCGACGACGAACCACGCCGAAGAGATCGCCAGTGACACCGTCGACGCCGCAGAGAACGCCATCGAGAAGATGGACAGCGTCGAGCACGCAGCCGACGAGGTGTCCGCTGACGTCGACCGGCTTCGTGACCGAATCGAGCGAATCGACGAGTTCGTCGAGGTGATAAACGAGATCGCCGACCAGACGAACCTGCTCGCGATAAACGCCTCCATCGAGGCGGCTCACGCCGACGAAGCCGGCGACGGCTTTGCTGTCGTCGCCGACGAGGTAAAATCGCTCGCCGAGCAGTCCCAGGAGCGCGCCTCGGACATCGAAGAGCTCGTCGAGCAGATCCAGCGAGATACCAGAGAGACTGTCGACAGTCTAGAGCGCGCAACCGACGAGATCACCGACGGTGCCGCACTCGTCGAGGAAACTGTCGAGAATCTAGAGCGAATCGAGGAGTCGGTCCGAGAGGCGAATTCGGGGACCGCAGAGGTCGCGACGGCGACCGACGATCAGGCCGTAAGCACGGAGGAGGTCGCGAGCATGACCGACAGCACGATGGCGAAAGCGCAGACGATCTCGGAAAAAGGTGACCGAATTATCAACGAGAACCAGACACAACTCGAGCTCGTCGACGAGATTCTCGCCGAGTTCGACCAGAGGAACGCAGCGAGCGAGCCACAGCGCTCGTCTGACCCCGGTGTCGGACAGCGATAA
- a CDS encoding protein-glutamate O-methyltransferase CheR, whose product MTGDAFDALLTYVEDDLSFATSHYNDRYLDRRVSSRMRRTDADTHDAYLQLLQEDPGEQEALLDSMSINVTGFFRNPDVWEEVRSVLRTLSTEQYRVNVWSAACADGREPYSTALLSHVDPEIDESSVRILGTDISEPALETAREGRYQSSKTRNIGDELAFLDGYEEYVSIEDNSFQIDDAVRRTVDFERHDLINDRPKSGFDLVFCRNLFIYIDEEYKESMLRTIARSMDSDGYLVIGKAETIPPALKPMFAEHDSRLRIYRKDEH is encoded by the coding sequence ATGACCGGTGACGCGTTCGACGCGCTCCTCACGTACGTCGAGGACGACCTCTCGTTCGCGACGAGTCACTACAACGACAGGTATCTCGACCGGCGGGTCTCCTCGCGAATGCGTCGAACGGACGCGGACACGCACGACGCGTATCTACAGTTGTTACAGGAGGACCCCGGCGAGCAGGAAGCGCTGCTCGATTCGATGAGCATCAACGTCACCGGATTCTTCAGAAACCCGGACGTCTGGGAAGAAGTGCGCTCGGTTCTGCGGACGCTCTCGACCGAGCAGTACCGGGTCAACGTCTGGAGTGCGGCCTGTGCGGACGGCCGGGAACCGTACTCGACTGCGCTGCTCTCACACGTCGACCCCGAGATCGACGAGTCCTCGGTTCGCATTCTCGGGACCGACATCAGTGAACCGGCGCTCGAAACTGCACGAGAAGGGCGGTACCAAAGTTCGAAGACGCGCAACATCGGCGACGAACTCGCGTTCTTAGACGGCTACGAGGAGTACGTCTCGATCGAGGACAACTCGTTTCAGATCGACGACGCCGTGCGCCGAACTGTCGACTTCGAGCGCCACGACCTGATCAACGACCGTCCGAAGTCGGGGTTCGATCTCGTATTCTGTCGGAATCTGTTCATTTACATCGACGAGGAGTACAAGGAGTCGATGCTTCGGACGATCGCCCGGTCGATGGACTCCGACGGCTATCTCGTGATCGGGAAAGCGGAGACGATTCCGCCGGCGCTGAAACCGATGTTCGCAGAACACGACAGTCGGCTGCGAATTTATCGGAAAGACGAGCACTGA